From Cotesia glomerata isolate CgM1 linkage group LG3, MPM_Cglom_v2.3, whole genome shotgun sequence:
ACAACCAATTGATATCAAGTCACAAGTAGGAAATTTCCTACGAATTACCACTTCCTACTTTCCTGAGATCTCCTGAGATTTTCTGAGATTTTCTGAGATTTCCTTAGATCCCCTGAGATCCCAATGTCTCGACGCCTTAATTTAACTTGCTAATTTTTggactttttcaaaatttttttttttacgggtAAGTTTCTGTGGGTCTGATTGTTCGATatgttgcaataaaaaatttttaattggaaaaaaaaattaagaataaaaatgaaagcGCTGGGATTCGACCCTCGGTCCTAGGAGTTAAAGTTACGGAGGAggaatctgaaaattttaagttttccGGGGcttaggaatttttatttaatttttaataataaataatgtttattcAAACATTTTgttgatataaataatttgttaaaaatattttgataagagaaaaaataatagaaagattggtaattaaaatttgaaatttttttaagaaacttaattacgtattttattttaaagtaaataattaaatattttaaattaaaatattaaattgtttttttaatttcattatacttttttatttttaagtcttctataataattcaattttaataattgagtactccaaatttttttgggtgAATTTTCTTTCACGTtgaagtacaaaaaaattacagtacaAGACATAAAAAAGTCAgaaatacaattattatttttaattcaattatcaaGCATTTATTGCAAGTAAATGAAcaagactataataataaaaatagttgccgaaataaggcaaaaaaaatttttcaatcgtaaagcactctctgatgcttcgcaccATGAGTCGTACAATAATTGTTACtccaaatttaatattatcaatattatcaatagattatattataaatatacttaCTCCCGAACGAGCTTTATCTTCACTGTAAGTAGCGGCtatttcattgaatttttgtccggcttttaatttttctaaagcttcatttatttttgattgtttTTCACACAAAATATGTCTGAccttatgttaaaaaaaatttttttcaattattattaaaaatttgatgggacattaaagttagcagccATGAGAATCAATTTcgcaaatatttaataatttttagaatttttttaacaaataaattatggcaaaaaaaaatgagaacaaaaaaattacttgtagaaattttaaaaaattataaatgcaattttttaaaagtaattttttggagcaaatttatttattaaaaaaaataaaaaaattatcaagtggcAGCTGACTTCAATGTCATTTAGCAgccacttgaccatttttttattttatttaaaaaataaattttgttgagaaaaatatttataaaaattaacagacattttaatttattaaaatttctacaagtcaatttttttctcatttttttttgccataatttatttgttaaaaaaatatcaagaacctgctaaattaattttcataattttatttatatatttatatatcttaCTTTTACAGATGTTCCTCCTTTTTTTTCCTGTTTTCCTTTATCACTTTCATCAGCACCTTTTGTTGATTTCGCTGCTTTTGcattatttcctttttttgGAGGCattctaattataattatcactattcaattttttatttagctatattattgttttttataaaatttatttctaaaaaatgtgatattttaggttataaataaaatatcaactgAGCAAAACTGATTTTTGACtccatttaaaaaacattagtCACTGAACACACACTATAGTTATAGCAGGAGAGTTAGTATAGTATAGTACACTTATTTAGCTCCATTGGACGCAAGTCAGTTTGCTGGAAACTATCTAAATATCAGactatcaaataaaaatagattaataatataaaaattaaaaaaaacaatctattaattaattttaaaaatgtcttcGGTATTGTTACCAGAAGTTCCAGCTCCAGGATTTTCTTTCGATTTGTGTAAAAGGtaatatacaaaaattaaaaaattataacccAACTTTTAAAATACTGCTGTGTCATTAGAAATATTcttaatatta
This genomic window contains:
- the LOC123262219 gene encoding peptidyl-prolyl cis-trans isomerase NIMA-interacting 4; amino-acid sequence: MPPKKGNNAKAAKSTKGADESDKGKQEKKGGTSVKVRHILCEKQSKINEALEKLKAGQKFNEIAATYSEDKARSGGDLGWMVRGSMVGPFQDAAFALPVSSLSNPIYTDPPIKTKFGYHIIMIEGKK